The nucleotide window GTGTTCGAGGATCAGACGGTCGAGGCCAACCTGATGATGGCGCTGCGCAAACCCCGCTCGCCTTTCGCCGTCCTCTTCTTCAAGCCCAGCGCCGAGGATCGCGACCGCGTCGCCGAGCTGGCCGAAACCATCGGTCTGGCGCAGGCGCTTGGGCGCAAATCGGGCGAGCTTTCGCACGGGCAGAAACAATGGCTGGAAATCGGCATGCTGCTGGCACAGGACCCTCAGCTTTTGCTGGTGGACGAACCGGCGGCGGGGATGACCACGGCCGAGCGGGAAAAGACAACCGACCTGCTGCGCGAGGCCGCGAGGACACGCGCCGTGGTGGTGGTCGAACATGACATGGAATTCGTCCGCCGCCTTGGCTGCAAGGTCACGGTCCTGCACGAAGGCTCGGTACTGGCCGAAGGCTCCATCGACCATGTGACCAA belongs to Roseovarius sp. THAF27 and includes:
- the urtD gene encoding urea ABC transporter ATP-binding protein UrtD gives rise to the protein MSQLLEVSGVSVSFDGFKALNNLSFSIGNRELRAVIGPNGAGKTTFMDVVTGKTKPDEGRVLWGEPPVSLLGKSESTIAMAGVGRKFQRPTVFEDQTVEANLMMALRKPRSPFAVLFFKPSAEDRDRVAELAETIGLAQALGRKSGELSHGQKQWLEIGMLLAQDPQLLLVDEPAAGMTTAEREKTTDLLREAARTRAVVVVEHDMEFVRRLGCKVTVLHEGSVLAEGSIDHVTKNENVIEVYLGR